From a region of the Danio aesculapii chromosome 4, fDanAes4.1, whole genome shotgun sequence genome:
- the lum gene encoding lumican has product MFALGSILLAGLSLSLAQYDYYDEYYIPSAPLEGVSSPTCAQECECPINFPTAMYCNERNLKFIPIVPTGIKYLYLQNNFIEEIKAGVFDNATDLRWLVLDNNNITSDKIQAGTIDKLGSLEKLLFSHNKLTKPPGSLSKSLDELKLIGNKLSSFPANTLAGMENLTTVHLSKNKLTTESITGAFKGLKSLILLDVSENKLKKLPSGVPASLLMLYADNNDIDSIPNGYLAKLPLLQYLRISHNKLVDSGVPAGVFNVSSLLELDLSFNKLKTIPEINESLEHLYLQVNEINKFELTNICKFSSPVNYSRLRTLRLDGNNITHSSMPDDTANCLRQASEIIFE; this is encoded by the exons ATGTTTGCTCTGGGATCCATCCTGTTGGCTGGACTGAGTCTGAGTTTAGCTCAGTACGATTACTATGATGAATACTACATACCCTCCGCACCACTGGAGGGCGTTTCATCACCTACTTGTGCCCAGGAGTGCGAATGTCCCATCAACTTTCCCACTGCCATGTACTGCAATGAGCGCAACTTGAAGTTCATCCCCATCGTGCCGACCGGAATCAAATACCTCTACTTACAGAACAACTTCATTGAGGAGATCAAGGCTGGCGTGTTTGACAATGCCACAGACCTTCGCTGGCTTGTCCTCGACAACAACAACATCACCAGTGACAAGATCCAGGCTGGTACTATTGATAAACTAGGGAGCTTGGAGAAGCTCCTCTTCAGTCATAACAAGCTGACCAAACCCCCAGGTTCTCTTTCGAAGTCTCTGGATGAGTTGAAGCTGATCGGTAACAAGTTGTCCTCATTCCCTGCTAACACTTTGGCTGGGATGGAAAACCTGACCACCGTCCACTTGTCCAAGAACAAGCTTACCACCGAGAGCATCACAGGAGCCTTCAAGGGCCTCAAGTCCCTCATTCTGCTGGATGTGAGCGAGAACAAGCTCAAGAAACTTCCCTCGGGAGTTCCAGCTTCGCTTTTGATGCTCTATGCTGACAATAATGACATCGACAGCATCCCTAACGGCTACCTGGCAAAGCTGCCACTCCTACAATACCTCCGCATCTCCCACAACAAACTTGTCGACTCAGGAGTCCCTGCAGGAGTGTTCAACGTGTCCTCTCTTCTTGAGCTTGACCTGTCTTTCAACAAGCTGAAGACCATCCCTGAGATCAACGAATCACTCGAACACCTCTACCTGCAAGTCAATGAGATAAACA AGTTTGAGCTGACGAATATCTGCAAGTTTAGCTCACCGGTCAACTACTCTAGACTGAGGACCCTGCGCTTGGATGGAAACAACATCACACACAGCAGTATGCCAGATGACACGGCTAACTGCCTACGCCAGGCCTCAGAGATCATCTTTGAATAG
- the kera gene encoding keratocan, translating to MEVLLVAFLALLLTSQVHSDEIPYEHLMSQLQACPKECNCPPNFPNAVYCDNKGLKIIPVIPPYTWYLYLQNNLIDVLSADALRNATQLKWINLNRNKITSEGLEVDALKAMSNLVHLYMEDNLLSSIPSPLPAKLEQLRLSRNRISKIPPGVFSGMGRLTLLDLQSNKLQDDAVTEVSLKGLNNLIQINLAKNQLNSMPLGLPPTTTQIFLDGNNIEKIPAEYFKGLPKVASLRLNRNKLANGGIPKNVFNLSSILDLQLSHNQLTEMPIISSGLEHLHLDHNKIKSVNSSDICPPGALDDFLDEKSPRLRYLRLDGNEIQPPIPRELMTCFRLLRAVVI from the exons ATGGAGGTTCTCTTGGTAGCATTTTTGGCCCTGCTTTTGACCAGCCAAGTCCACTCTGATGAAATTCCCTATGAGCACCTGATGTCTCAACTCCAGGCATGTCCGAAAGAGTGCAACTGCCCTCCCAACTTCCCTAATGCTGTTTACTGTGACAACAAGGGACTGAAAATTATACCTGTCATCCCCCCCTACACTTGGTACCTGTACCTTCAAAACAACCTAATTGATGTTCTCTCAGCCGATGCTCTCCGCAATGCCACACAGCTAAAGTGGATAAACCTCAACCGCAACAAAATCACAAGTGAAGGCCTGGAAGTAGATGCTCTTAAAGCTATGTCCAATCTTGTACATCTCTACATGGAAGACAACTTGTTGTCTTCTATTCCATCTCCTCTGCCAGCCAAATTAGAGCAGTTAAGGCTGTCCCGAAATAGAATTTCAAAGATCCCACCTGGTGTCTTCTCTGGAATGGGTCGTCTGACCTTGCTGGATTTGCAAAGCAACAAGTTACAGGATGATGCAGTCACTGAGGTCAGTCTAAAAGGCCTCAATAACTTGATCCAGATCAATTTAGCAAAGAATCAGCTAAACAGTATGCCCCTTGGCCTACCACCCACAACTACACAAATCTTTTTGGATGGCAACAACATTGAGAAGATTCCGGCTGAGTACTTTAAGGGTCTTCCTAAAGTGGCGTCTCTCAGGCTCAACCGCAATAAGCTAGCTAATGGGGGTATCCCAAAAAATGTGTTTAACCTTTCCAGCATCCTGGATCTACAACTTTCTCACAACCAACTCACAGAGATGCCTATTATCTCCTCTGGACTGGAGCACCTGCATCTAGACCACAATAAGATCAAGA GCGTGAATAGCTCTGACATCTGTCCACCTGGTGCGCTTGACGATTTCCTGGATGAGAAGAGTCCACGTCTCCGTTACCTTCGTCTCGATGGTAATGAGATCCAACCCCCTATTCCACGAGAGCTGATGACATGTTTCCGTCTCCTGAGGGCTGTTGTCATATAA